CTATTGCCTTTTTAGATGAAGTCAATACCAGATATGTCAGAAGATCACAGGCGCACAAGTTTACCGAGCTCTTTACAGAGTCAGTCATTATAGGCGACACCATGGGTGAGATAGAACTCTACCTTGGTCTGTGCAACATTGTATTTATGGGAGGCAGTCTTGTAGATATAGGAGGCCATAATCCTCTTGAGCCTGCCTACTTCTCTTTGCCTGTAATTACAGGTCCTTACTATTATAATTTTAAGATGCAGTTTGAGGACATGATTGATGCAAGAGCAGCCTATCTTGCCAATGATGAAAAGAGACTGTATGTACTACTTGAAAACTTTATAAATGATACAGAGCTATGCACCAGAACCGGCCTTAAAGCACTTGATGTACAGGAAAAAGGCCGTGGTGCAATAGCAAAAACTCTTGAGCTTTTTGAAGTGGCGCTTAAAAAGTAGCTACTTCATAGCCATATTATTGATAAAGTCTACATAATTTCTGGCGCTTACTGCTATTGCAGAGGCATCAACTGACTCGCCCTCTGAGGTGTTTGCGCCATAGAATGCATATACACCTTTAAAGTCAGCACCGCAGTATTTAAGTGCCTGAATATAAGGGCGCACATAATCCTCAAGAGAGTATTGAGCTCCGGCATTTACATCATATTTTCAGCAGCACCGCCTGTAGTTACAGCCAAAGCCACATGTTTACCCTCAAGTTTGTTGCCACCCTTGTAGGCCCAGCCTGCTGTAAGTACTGTATCAAACCAGGACTTGAGCATAGGAGGTGAGTTAAACCAGAAAAGAGGAAACTGAAACACAACTGCACCGTTGTTCTCTATAAGAGAGTGTTCCTGTCCGACATTGATAGGTGCATGAGGATATGAGCTTTGCAGGTTATGAATCAGAATATCATCAGGATATTTGCGTAATTCATCAATCCATCTGCGATTTACAACTGAACGATCAAAATAAGGATGATCTACTATAATTAGTGTCTTCATTTTATATCCATTCCTTATCTGTTATATTATCTAGTATTATGTTACCTAAATTTTATCTAAATGACTATGCATTAATTTAACAAAAGTATCTTTATTAAAATAAAAACTTTCTTGGTGCAGATTTTGCTCCTTTTCAAAAGAGCGTAACAGCCTATTTAACATATTTACATAGAGATCTTTGCTCATGTTTTTATCTATATAACATTTATCAAAATCAATTATGTAAATCTGCTTGTTATTATCTATTAATATATTTTTAATATTAAGGTCACTGTGTACTATTTTATTTTTATAAAGCAGTGCACAGGTATTTAATATTTCAATATATGTCCTGTCATTAAGTGACTTTTTCATTAGCAGTTGACACAGATTCTGTGTATTTTCTATTTGCTTTATAATAATGTCCTGTTTTATAAACAGTAAGCCTCTGCTTTCTCTTGCAGCAAGAGCCTCAGGCACAGGCATATTCAATGCGCGCATTGTCTGCAAAAGCTCAAGCTCATCAAAAGCTCTGTGGGCGAATCTAGCGTATTTAAAAAAGCTGTCCCTAAGCAATCTGCCAATCAGACCACCGCGCCTGTAGCTTCTGTATACAAGCTTTTTATGGTCTTGTGTCGTGTATAAAAAAGAACAGCCTCTGCCACCTACAGTTTTAATATCACCTGCAGTGTTCTTTATACTCTTAACATCAAAACGCTCTGCTATTGTTGCAATATCAAGACTCTGCCATGCATTATCTGCAATAAGGTACAGATAGCCTTTATATTCTAAAGTCTCTCTTGCCATCAGCCATTTCCAAGCACTATGGTGCCCTCTTTGTCAGAACTTCTGTCAACTTCAATGACCGGCTGTACAGTCTCCATCAGACTGTCATCCTGTATCAGGCCACCTGCTGGCTCAACCTTAATCTCGCC
This sequence is a window from Anaerobiospirillum thomasii. Protein-coding genes within it:
- a CDS encoding NAD(P)H-dependent oxidoreductase produces the protein MKTLIIVDHPYFDRSVVNRRWIDELRKYPDDILIHNLQSSYPHAPINVGQEHSLIENNGAVVFQFPLFWFNSPPMLKSWFDTVLTAGWAYKGGNKLEGKHVALAVTTGGAAENMM
- a CDS encoding 3-deoxy-D-manno-octulosonic acid kinase; this encodes MARETLEYKGYLYLIADNAWQSLDIATIAERFDVKSIKNTAGDIKTVGGRGCSFLYTTQDHKKLVYRSYRRGGLIGRLLRDSFFKYARFAHRAFDELELLQTMRALNMPVPEALAARESRGLLFIKQDIIIKQIENTQNLCQLLMKKSLNDRTYIEILNTCALLYKNKIVHSDLNIKNILIDNNKQIYIIDFDKCYIDKNMSKDLYVNMLNRLLRSFEKEQNLHQESFYFNKDTFVKLMHSHLDKI